One genomic region from uncultured Subdoligranulum sp. encodes:
- a CDS encoding DUF4250 domain-containing protein: protein MLPRDPIILLSYVNTKLRDRDASLAIFCEEEEADEASLRAALAEVGYEYDPKRNQFV, encoded by the coding sequence ATGCTGCCCCGTGACCCGATTATTTTGCTTAGCTACGTGAATACCAAACTGCGTGATCGTGACGCCAGCCTGGCCATCTTCTGCGAGGAGGAGGAAGCGGATGAAGCCTCCCTGCGTGCGGCACTTGCAGAAGTGGGATATGAATACGATCCCAAACGAAACCAGTTTGTATAA
- a CDS encoding YdcF family protein, with amino-acid sequence MMKFTSKMPLVLLYLLTGALVVYSIGLAFTSNFNMGNLMVWLLTAGVTAYAIWHKPLHAWLHAPGLGRVVWWILVAAGICYALLIGFVAVSGYANPPTGQEKVMIVLGAGLRRDRPSTLLRYRLDKAYAYAAAHPDVLIITSGGQGRDEWVPEGQAMRDYLIGKGLDPERIVAENASTSTEENFAFSLEILRERGYDESTPIVYVSNAFHCYRAGRYAQRAGFTTASALPAATPWRSVIPCYLREALALAYYWVFKTSASGPMHALVGFLDLNKRFFYQ; translated from the coding sequence ATGATGAAATTCACAAGTAAGATGCCGCTTGTTCTGCTATATTTGCTGACAGGAGCGCTGGTGGTTTATTCCATAGGGCTGGCTTTCACCAGCAACTTCAACATGGGCAATCTGATGGTCTGGCTGCTGACTGCCGGGGTGACGGCCTACGCAATCTGGCACAAGCCGCTGCATGCCTGGCTGCATGCGCCCGGCTTGGGGCGCGTTGTCTGGTGGATTCTGGTGGCCGCCGGCATTTGCTATGCACTGTTGATTGGGTTTGTGGCAGTCAGTGGTTATGCCAATCCGCCCACGGGACAGGAAAAGGTCATGATTGTGCTGGGAGCCGGATTGCGCCGGGATCGGCCGAGTACGCTGCTACGGTACCGCCTGGATAAGGCATACGCCTACGCGGCAGCACACCCGGATGTACTGATCATTACAAGCGGCGGGCAGGGACGCGACGAGTGGGTGCCGGAAGGGCAGGCCATGCGGGATTATCTGATTGGAAAGGGATTGGACCCCGAACGGATTGTTGCGGAAAATGCCTCCACCTCCACGGAAGAAAATTTTGCCTTTTCACTGGAAATTCTCCGCGAGAGAGGATATGATGAATCTACCCCCATTGTGTATGTGTCCAATGCTTTTCACTGCTATCGGGCGGGGCGTTATGCACAACGGGCCGGTTTCACGACGGCGAGCGCTCTGCCCGCTGCCACACCCTGGCGCAGTGTGATCCCGTGCTATCTGCGGGAGGCGCTGGCGCTTGCCTATTATTGGGTTTTTAAAACATCTGCCAGCGGGCCGATGCACGCGCTGGTAGGATTCTTGGATTTGAACAAACGATTTTTTTATCAATAG
- a CDS encoding DUF6056 family protein: MDFWHDAVSQKRWLRRLILFIVVLLLPAIILAFYARPSADDYVYAARTHAVVQQYGADWLRLLAAAWDTTVYFFQNWQGLYVSGFVLALQPAIFGNQWYGLTFLCVLVPLFLCLYGCTWLLVRRLEPAQKRLPLALTVLLVFAFVEGMPSPVEGLYWFNGAMNYLPYFSLAVLNAGLAVALCEPKRVSAGRRVLFAVSGFLIGWIIGGGHQVVGELNALILIFLAAVCLRCKNFWLVPALVASIGGLIVNVTAPGTRVRADGFAQAGMAEAIVKSFVLAAMQWIRWLDVPLLCLLVLLALPLYHLAASTQVPDRLFRHPWLGLAGTFVLMWAMIFLPSYTMGGIGAGRLLNVVWMTFILGLTVSEFLFFGWFARIRMIPLHRAEQFVQRHSRYLPRIAVMLLVCMACVGSHTVKEGQDNYFATSLEAAYELASGEASAFAKALDAREASLSDPDRPDVEITPLGEEERPWLLFYTDVSVGPDLWGLTPYYGKESVEVVPKTDE; this comes from the coding sequence ATGGATTTTTGGCATGATGCCGTGTCACAGAAGCGCTGGCTGCGGCGGCTGATCCTGTTTATTGTGGTTCTGCTGCTGCCGGCGATTATACTGGCCTTTTACGCGCGTCCGTCCGCAGACGATTATGTCTATGCGGCGCGTACCCATGCGGTGGTTCAGCAGTACGGCGCAGACTGGCTTCGCCTGCTGGCGGCAGCGTGGGACACAACGGTCTATTTCTTCCAGAACTGGCAGGGGTTGTACGTTTCCGGTTTTGTGCTGGCCCTGCAGCCGGCGATTTTTGGAAACCAATGGTATGGACTGACCTTCCTGTGCGTTCTGGTACCGTTGTTTCTCTGCCTGTACGGCTGCACCTGGCTTCTTGTGCGCCGGCTGGAACCTGCCCAGAAGCGGCTTCCGCTGGCGCTGACGGTTTTGCTGGTGTTTGCGTTTGTGGAAGGCATGCCTTCTCCTGTGGAAGGCCTTTACTGGTTCAATGGGGCTATGAATTATCTGCCGTATTTCTCCCTCGCGGTGCTCAATGCAGGGCTCGCTGTAGCGCTGTGTGAACCGAAACGTGTTTCGGCCGGGCGCCGGGTGCTGTTTGCGGTGTCGGGTTTTCTGATTGGCTGGATCATCGGTGGAGGACACCAGGTGGTCGGGGAACTGAATGCTCTGATCCTGATCTTCCTGGCGGCGGTGTGCCTGCGGTGCAAAAATTTCTGGCTTGTCCCGGCGCTGGTGGCATCCATTGGCGGACTGATTGTCAATGTGACCGCCCCGGGAACGCGGGTGCGTGCCGATGGCTTTGCCCAGGCTGGAATGGCGGAGGCAATCGTTAAGAGTTTTGTTCTGGCAGCCATGCAGTGGATCCGATGGCTGGATGTGCCGCTGCTGTGCCTGCTGGTTCTGCTGGCACTGCCGCTGTATCATTTGGCCGCCAGTACGCAAGTGCCAGACCGGCTGTTCCGCCATCCCTGGCTGGGACTTGCCGGCACGTTTGTGTTGATGTGGGCTATGATTTTCCTGCCTTCCTATACCATGGGAGGCATTGGCGCCGGCCGTCTTCTGAATGTGGTCTGGATGACCTTTATTTTGGGGCTCACGGTTTCGGAATTTCTCTTCTTCGGTTGGTTTGCGCGTATCCGGATGATTCCGTTGCACAGGGCCGAACAGTTTGTACAACGGCATAGCAGGTATCTGCCGCGGATCGCGGTGATGCTGCTTGTCTGTATGGCCTGTGTTGGAAGCCATACCGTCAAAGAAGGACAGGACAATTATTTTGCCACCAGCCTGGAAGCGGCGTATGAACTGGCCAGCGGAGAAGCGTCCGCCTTTGCGAAGGCGTTGGATGCGAGAGAGGCTTCCCTGAGTGATCCGGACCGGCCGGATGTGGAAATCACACCGCTGGGGGAGGAGGAGCGGCCCTGGCTGCTGTTTTACACGGATGTGTCGGTGGGACCCGACTTGTGGGGGCTGACACCCTACTATGGAAAGGAATCTGTAGAGGTCGTACCCAAAACTGACGAATAA
- the pyk gene encoding pyruvate kinase, with translation MRKTKIVCTMGPSTDKPGILRQLLENGMDVARFNFSHGDYEEHKGRLDALRALTEEMDLPVAAMLDTKGPEIRLGVFANGSENLHAGQKFTLTTRELEGTNEICSVTYKDLPRDVAPGGRIMLDDGLIELLIDSVEDTEIHCTVQNDGVIKTKKGVNVPGVHLSMPYMSQRDRNDILFGIEQGFDLISASFTRNAQDIMEIRHLLDEHNCTMRIIAKIENQEGIDNIDEILTVADGIMVARGDMGVEIDYAEIPAIQKHLIDRAMSTGKICITATQMLDSMIVNPRPTRAEITDVANAIYDGTGAVMLSGETAAGKYPVEALKAMATIAETTEADSSFDSLVHHAGNQDSHLTIGAAVAHAACTTAGDIGATAIISASKSGETARLLSRFRPDTAIIACVLDERTRRQMNIYRGITPLLMGYASSTDELINMSVDAAEKANLVHSGDLVVVTAGVPVGVSGTTNMIKIHLVGNTLLAGVGIGQHNAKGEVCVCRNAAEAEKKFKPGQILVLPFTTNTMLPYMKEAAGIITEEAGTNSHSAIVGLTLDKAVIVGASNATRTLKDGMMISMDCSRGIVQAMPE, from the coding sequence ATGCGTAAAACAAAGATCGTTTGCACGATGGGACCTTCCACCGACAAGCCTGGCATTCTTCGTCAGCTGCTTGAAAACGGCATGGATGTGGCCCGTTTCAATTTTTCCCACGGTGATTACGAGGAGCACAAAGGACGCCTGGATGCGCTGCGCGCTCTGACCGAAGAAATGGATCTGCCGGTCGCTGCCATGTTGGATACCAAAGGCCCGGAAATCCGTCTGGGCGTTTTTGCCAACGGCTCTGAGAACCTGCATGCCGGCCAGAAGTTCACTCTCACCACCCGGGAATTGGAGGGCACCAACGAGATTTGTTCCGTTACGTATAAGGATCTGCCCCGTGATGTTGCCCCCGGCGGACGGATCATGCTGGATGACGGTCTGATCGAACTTCTGATTGACTCCGTGGAAGATACCGAAATCCACTGCACCGTACAGAATGACGGCGTCATCAAAACCAAGAAGGGCGTCAATGTTCCCGGCGTGCATCTGTCCATGCCGTATATGAGCCAGCGTGACCGCAACGATATCCTGTTCGGCATTGAGCAGGGATTCGATCTGATCTCCGCCAGCTTTACCCGTAACGCCCAGGATATCATGGAGATCCGCCATCTGCTGGACGAGCACAACTGCACCATGCGTATTATCGCCAAGATCGAGAACCAGGAGGGCATCGACAACATCGATGAAATCCTGACCGTTGCGGACGGCATCATGGTAGCGCGCGGTGACATGGGCGTGGAAATCGACTACGCCGAAATCCCTGCCATTCAGAAGCACCTGATTGACCGCGCCATGAGCACCGGCAAGATCTGCATCACCGCCACGCAGATGCTGGATTCCATGATTGTAAATCCCCGTCCCACCCGTGCCGAAATCACCGACGTTGCCAACGCCATCTATGATGGCACCGGTGCCGTCATGCTTTCCGGCGAGACCGCTGCCGGCAAGTATCCGGTGGAGGCCCTGAAGGCCATGGCGACCATCGCCGAGACCACCGAGGCCGATTCCAGCTTCGACAGCCTGGTTCATCACGCAGGCAATCAGGATTCTCACCTGACGATCGGCGCGGCTGTCGCCCATGCCGCCTGCACCACTGCCGGTGATATCGGTGCCACCGCCATCATCTCGGCCTCCAAGAGTGGCGAGACGGCCCGGCTGCTGAGCCGTTTCCGTCCTGACACGGCGATCATCGCCTGTGTGCTGGATGAGCGCACCCGCCGCCAGATGAACATCTACCGTGGCATCACGCCTCTGCTGATGGGATATGCCAGTTCCACCGATGAGCTGATCAACATGTCTGTGGACGCAGCTGAAAAGGCAAACCTTGTTCACTCTGGTGATCTGGTGGTTGTCACGGCCGGCGTTCCTGTGGGCGTTTCCGGCACCACCAATATGATCAAGATTCATCTGGTCGGCAACACGCTGCTGGCCGGTGTGGGCATTGGCCAGCACAACGCCAAGGGCGAAGTCTGTGTCTGCCGCAACGCCGCCGAGGCCGAAAAGAAGTTCAAACCCGGCCAGATTCTGGTGCTCCCCTTTACCACCAATACCATGCTCCCCTATATGAAGGAAGCTGCCGGTATCATTACCGAAGAGGCCGGCACCAACAGCCACTCCGCCATTGTTGGCCTCACGCTGGACAAGGCTGTGATCGTCGGTGCCTCCAACGCCACCCGTACCCTGAAGGACGGCATGATGATTTCCATGGACTGCTCTCGCGGCATCGTCCAGGCCATGCCGGAGTGA
- a CDS encoding phosphopentomutase, whose translation MAKRVFLIVLDSFGVGAEPDAAQFGDAGTNTLAAIAAHPNFKGDHLAELGLFNLDGVTCGVPAEHPIGSFARLREASAGKDTTIGHWEIAGLLSAEPLPTFPDGFPQDLLDAFTARTGYKVLCNKPYSGTEVIRDYGEEHMKTGALIVYTSADSVFQIAANEAVVPVEKLYEICQQARELLTGKYGVGRVIARPFIGDCAANFTRTSRRHDYSLVPPRDTMLDALQAAGKSTIGVGKIHDIFAGKGVGETIRTSGNTEGLQVTLELADRDFEGLAFVNLVDFDMLYGHRRDVAGYAAAAAEFNDWLPAFRARMRPGDILMVTADHGCDPSYTRTTDHTREYVPFLICGDEIQAGVNLHTRYSFATIADTVCQSLHVPYCPAGCGVYDEIHK comes from the coding sequence ATGGCAAAACGAGTCTTTCTCATTGTTCTGGACAGCTTTGGCGTCGGCGCGGAGCCGGACGCTGCGCAGTTCGGTGATGCAGGAACCAATACACTGGCTGCGATTGCAGCCCATCCCAATTTCAAAGGCGATCATCTGGCAGAACTGGGCCTGTTCAATCTGGACGGAGTGACTTGCGGTGTACCCGCAGAGCACCCCATCGGAAGCTTTGCGCGTTTGCGGGAGGCGAGCGCGGGAAAGGATACCACCATCGGACACTGGGAAATCGCCGGTCTGCTCAGCGCAGAGCCGCTGCCGACTTTCCCGGACGGATTCCCGCAGGATCTGCTGGACGCATTTACGGCCAGGACCGGATATAAAGTGCTGTGCAACAAGCCGTATTCCGGTACCGAAGTCATCCGCGATTACGGGGAGGAGCACATGAAGACCGGGGCTCTCATCGTATATACCTCGGCGGACAGTGTCTTCCAGATTGCGGCCAACGAGGCTGTTGTGCCGGTGGAGAAGCTCTATGAAATCTGCCAGCAGGCCCGGGAACTGCTGACCGGCAAGTATGGCGTGGGCCGTGTGATTGCCCGTCCGTTTATCGGAGACTGTGCCGCCAACTTTACCCGTACCTCCCGCCGTCATGATTACAGCCTGGTGCCGCCACGGGATACCATGCTGGACGCCCTGCAGGCAGCCGGCAAGTCCACGATCGGTGTTGGAAAAATTCATGACATCTTTGCCGGAAAGGGTGTCGGGGAAACGATCCGCACCAGCGGCAATACAGAAGGTTTGCAGGTGACGCTGGAACTGGCCGACCGTGACTTTGAGGGCCTGGCCTTTGTGAATCTTGTGGATTTTGATATGCTGTACGGGCATCGCCGGGATGTGGCAGGATACGCGGCGGCGGCGGCAGAATTCAATGACTGGCTGCCGGCGTTCCGGGCCAGGATGCGCCCCGGGGATATCCTGATGGTCACTGCCGACCACGGCTGCGACCCCAGCTACACCAGGACCACCGACCATACCCGGGAGTATGTGCCGTTTTTGATCTGCGGCGACGAGATTCAGGCCGGTGTCAATCTGCATACACGGTACAGCTTTGCCACCATCGCAGATACGGTCTGCCAGAGCCTGCATGTTCCGTATTGTCCGGCTGGCTGCGGAGTCTATGATGAAATTCACAAGTAA
- a CDS encoding ATP-grasp domain-containing protein, which translates to MNFIFVSPHFPKTYWNFCDRLRRNGVNVLGIGDAPFDEIPNELKDCLTEYYRVDNLGNYDEMVRAVGYFTFHYGKIDWLESNNEYWLEMDAQLRTDFNITTGAQNDFIQRIKFKSKMKESYRAAGVPVARHHMVCTIDAARDFIRTVGYPVIVKPDNGCGAEATYKLKNEEDLQAFFAKKPSVPYIMEEYIDGTIVSFDGVADSHCVPLFYTSNVFPTPLLEIVSKKGDLAYWTQKSVPAALKDVGFRTIKAFGAKSRFFHCEFFQLKADKPGLGRKGDYVALEVNMRPAGGYTPDMINYANSVDCYQIWADMVCYDEVRNLDLNGPKYYCVYASRRDCHTYKHSHEEIMARYGSRMKMCDELPPALRLDMGDRMYTVNLRTSSERDAFIHYVQERA; encoded by the coding sequence ATGAATTTTATTTTTGTCAGCCCCCATTTTCCCAAAACATACTGGAATTTCTGTGATCGCCTGCGCCGCAACGGTGTCAATGTGCTGGGCATCGGTGACGCACCGTTCGATGAGATTCCCAACGAGCTGAAAGATTGCCTGACCGAGTATTACCGGGTTGATAACCTGGGCAATTACGACGAGATGGTTCGTGCCGTTGGTTATTTCACCTTCCACTATGGCAAAATCGACTGGCTGGAATCCAACAACGAGTACTGGCTGGAAATGGATGCCCAGCTGCGCACGGATTTCAATATTACCACCGGTGCGCAGAACGATTTTATCCAGCGCATCAAGTTCAAGAGCAAAATGAAGGAAAGCTACCGCGCAGCCGGTGTCCCGGTGGCGCGGCATCATATGGTCTGCACCATAGACGCCGCCCGCGATTTCATTCGCACCGTCGGCTATCCTGTGATTGTGAAGCCCGATAACGGCTGTGGTGCAGAGGCCACCTACAAGCTGAAGAACGAGGAAGATCTGCAGGCTTTCTTTGCCAAGAAGCCCAGTGTCCCCTATATCATGGAGGAATACATTGACGGCACCATTGTCAGCTTCGATGGTGTAGCCGATTCCCACTGTGTACCGCTGTTTTACACTTCCAACGTCTTCCCCACGCCTTTGCTGGAGATCGTCAGCAAGAAGGGCGATCTTGCCTACTGGACCCAGAAATCGGTGCCTGCCGCGCTGAAGGACGTGGGTTTCCGCACCATCAAAGCATTCGGCGCCAAGAGCCGTTTCTTCCATTGTGAATTTTTCCAGCTGAAGGCAGACAAGCCCGGGCTCGGCCGCAAGGGTGATTATGTGGCGCTGGAAGTCAATATGCGCCCCGCCGGCGGCTACACCCCGGACATGATCAACTACGCGAATTCTGTGGATTGCTACCAGATCTGGGCTGATATGGTTTGCTATGATGAAGTCCGCAATCTCGATCTCAACGGGCCGAAGTACTATTGTGTGTACGCTTCCCGCCGTGACTGCCATACCTACAAGCATTCCCATGAGGAGATCATGGCGCGCTACGGCAGCCGCATGAAGATGTGCGACGAACTCCCTCCCGCCCTCCGTCTGGACATGGGAGACCGGATGTATACTGTCAACCTTCGGACCAGTTCCGAACGGGATGCTTTCATTCATTACGTGCAGGAACGTGCTTGA
- the ytfJ gene encoding GerW family sporulation protein, protein MAEHPIQGLMGVTIDKIREMVDTSTIIGDPIRVDAATTIIPVSRVTFGFASGGSDVAPKSDKQMFGGGTGAGVSVTPVAFLVISGGNVRTVQLIEKVTAVDNAIAALPDLVEKITTMIKKDKPDESSSEA, encoded by the coding sequence ATGGCAGAACATCCGATTCAAGGTCTTATGGGCGTTACCATCGACAAAATCCGCGAAATGGTGGATACCAGCACCATCATTGGTGATCCCATCCGTGTGGATGCCGCTACCACGATTATTCCTGTGTCCCGCGTAACGTTTGGGTTTGCGTCGGGTGGCTCCGATGTGGCGCCCAAATCCGACAAGCAGATGTTTGGCGGCGGAACCGGTGCAGGGGTATCGGTAACGCCTGTGGCATTCCTGGTTATTTCGGGCGGAAACGTTCGTACGGTACAATTGATTGAAAAGGTGACGGCGGTGGACAACGCCATTGCGGCGTTGCCGGATCTGGTGGAGAAGATCACTACCATGATCAAGAAAGATAAGCCGGACGAGTCTTCGTCCGAGGCATAA
- the rpmB gene encoding 50S ribosomal protein L28, producing MAKCSCCGKGVTFGIKVSHSHRRSNRTWNPNVKRVKAIVDGSPKYIYACTRCLRSGKVTRAV from the coding sequence ATGGCCAAATGTTCTTGCTGTGGCAAGGGTGTCACGTTCGGTATCAAGGTTTCTCACTCTCATCGTCGGAGCAACCGTACCTGGAACCCCAATGTCAAGCGCGTGAAGGCGATCGTGGACGGTTCCCCGAAGTATATCTACGCCTGCACCCGCTGCCTGCGCTCTGGTAAAGTTACCCGCGCGGTCTGA
- a CDS encoding alpha/beta hydrolase-fold protein, with product MQIRYYKEYSRYLDRDMEFKAYGHAGRPIIIFPCQSGRFYDWEDRHMCDLASPWIDSGKLQIFTADSIDPESWDNHGPERPRIEMQERWYNYVCEELTPRILQINREQGEDHTGRVLVGGASMGAGHAVNFYLRRPDLYNGTIALSGLYSSRMFFGNYMDDLVYRNSPCDYMRNFPEDHPYKKLYAQADKFIMCCGQGAWEDDLLASTKELQSILESKDIHPIVDIWGTDVSHDWPWWEKQWTYFLQMTLGNP from the coding sequence ATGCAGATCCGCTATTATAAGGAATACAGCCGATATCTGGACCGGGATATGGAATTCAAGGCCTACGGGCATGCCGGACGGCCCATCATCATTTTCCCGTGCCAGAGCGGCCGGTTTTATGACTGGGAAGACCGGCATATGTGTGACCTGGCGTCGCCCTGGATCGACAGCGGCAAGTTGCAGATCTTTACCGCAGACAGCATCGACCCGGAAAGCTGGGATAATCACGGGCCGGAGCGTCCCCGCATCGAGATGCAGGAGCGGTGGTATAACTACGTGTGCGAGGAACTGACCCCGCGCATTCTGCAGATCAATCGCGAACAGGGCGAAGACCACACTGGTCGTGTCCTGGTGGGCGGCGCCAGCATGGGGGCCGGCCATGCAGTGAATTTCTACCTGCGCCGTCCCGACCTTTACAATGGTACCATTGCGCTCAGCGGTCTGTATTCTTCCCGGATGTTCTTCGGCAATTATATGGATGACCTGGTATATCGCAATTCTCCCTGCGATTACATGCGCAACTTCCCGGAAGATCACCCTTACAAAAAGCTCTACGCACAGGCCGATAAATTCATCATGTGCTGCGGACAGGGAGCCTGGGAAGACGATCTGCTGGCTTCCACCAAAGAATTGCAGTCCATTTTGGAGAGCAAGGACATCCATCCCATTGTGGATATCTGGGGAACCGATGTCTCCCATGACTGGCCCTGGTGGGAAAAGCAGTGGACATACTTTCTGCAGATGACACTGGGCAATCCGTAA
- a CDS encoding site-2 protease family protein — MQGLLSPYEIVLYLLRALVVLVAIPFHEAAHALVSHWLGDDTAVRAGRLSLNPVRHFDLLGALCMLIGGVGWAKPVGIDVRNYKNPKVGMAISAAAGPVSNFLLAWVSMIVYKCVIYSGLGNRIQALMLFFYYMVAMNLSLAVFNLIPIPPFDGSRIALLFLPRNLYFKAMRYERQIMLAVLLLVFLGLLDIPLSVAVNFLWDRLAEGTWFVDGLWR, encoded by the coding sequence GTGCAGGGCTTGCTTTCGCCCTATGAGATTGTACTCTATCTGCTGCGGGCTCTGGTCGTACTGGTTGCCATCCCGTTCCATGAGGCGGCGCATGCCCTTGTCAGTCACTGGCTGGGAGATGACACGGCGGTGCGCGCAGGGCGGCTTTCCCTCAATCCTGTGCGCCATTTCGATCTGCTCGGTGCACTCTGCATGCTGATTGGCGGTGTGGGCTGGGCAAAACCGGTGGGCATCGACGTTCGGAACTATAAGAATCCCAAAGTCGGCATGGCTATTTCGGCAGCTGCCGGGCCGGTCAGCAATTTCTTGCTGGCCTGGGTCTCCATGATTGTATATAAGTGTGTGATCTACAGTGGACTGGGAAACAGAATTCAGGCCCTGATGCTTTTCTTTTACTATATGGTGGCCATGAATTTGAGCCTGGCCGTATTTAATCTGATTCCGATTCCGCCGTTTGACGGAAGCCGTATTGCACTTCTGTTCCTGCCGCGAAACCTGTATTTCAAGGCCATGCGGTATGAAAGGCAAATCATGCTGGCGGTTCTGCTGCTGGTGTTTTTGGGGCTTCTGGATATCCCGCTTTCCGTGGCGGTGAATTTCCTTTGGGACCGCCTGGCAGAAGGAACGTGGTTTGTGGATGGGCTGTGGAGGTAG
- the scpB gene encoding SMC-Scp complex subunit ScpB, with amino-acid sequence MNEAQHFGALEAMLFAHAEPVETERLADALRLPVADTQALLEKLQRRYDEQESGLALLRFEPDRWQMTTRPYYGEVVKRILDTRRNAPLSPAALEVLSVIAYNQPVSRSFIEQVRGVDSSSTVTKLLEKGLIEEAGRLDLPGKPVAFQVTDTFLRVFGLGSLNDLPPLHDEVGDAAPQQAEEAENDGPEQLEWK; translated from the coding sequence ATGAATGAAGCACAGCATTTCGGCGCTCTGGAGGCCATGCTGTTTGCCCATGCGGAACCGGTGGAAACGGAAAGACTGGCCGATGCGCTGCGTCTTCCCGTAGCGGACACGCAGGCCTTGCTGGAAAAGCTGCAACGCCGATATGACGAACAGGAGAGCGGCCTGGCCTTGCTGCGATTTGAGCCGGACCGATGGCAAATGACAACACGGCCCTATTACGGGGAGGTGGTCAAGCGGATCCTGGATACCCGGCGCAACGCACCTCTTTCCCCGGCCGCGCTGGAAGTGCTGTCTGTGATCGCCTACAACCAGCCGGTATCCCGCAGCTTTATTGAGCAGGTCCGCGGTGTGGACTCTTCGTCCACCGTCACGAAGCTTTTGGAAAAGGGCCTGATTGAAGAAGCGGGACGTCTGGATCTGCCCGGCAAACCAGTGGCGTTTCAGGTGACCGATACGTTTCTGCGCGTATTTGGTCTGGGAAGCCTGAATGACTTGCCGCCGCTCCACGATGAAGTGGGCGATGCGGCACCGCAGCAGGCGGAAGAAGCGGAAAACGACGGCCCCGAACAGTTGGAATGGAAGTGA
- a CDS encoding segregation/condensation protein A, producing MQEILTFKLEDFEGPLDLLLYLVGKNKMNLYDVNIMELIDQYTTAIRTLQENRMDVSSEFIDMAAHLVQMKSALLLPRSPEAERMKAELTGRLIEYSACKEVAAQLGSRARDLYTAVRQPMPLVGAAEYTRRHDPNLLVQAWFNLMGRSLRKRKPTQERFEPLVAAPFVSVASRVSHMLRGLLRGSLHKISQLFSPEESRSTNVATFLALLELIRAGRIRVDASGTMDLDRGHHRQKEDTAHE from the coding sequence TTGCAGGAAATACTGACATTTAAACTGGAAGACTTTGAGGGACCGCTGGATCTGCTCCTGTATCTGGTGGGGAAAAATAAGATGAACCTCTATGATGTAAACATCATGGAGTTGATCGATCAATATACCACAGCCATCCGCACGCTGCAGGAGAATCGGATGGATGTGTCCAGCGAGTTTATTGACATGGCGGCCCATCTGGTGCAGATGAAAAGCGCTTTGCTGCTGCCGCGCAGCCCCGAGGCGGAACGCATGAAGGCAGAACTGACCGGGCGGCTGATTGAATACAGCGCCTGCAAGGAAGTGGCAGCCCAGCTGGGAAGCCGAGCACGGGATCTGTATACTGCAGTTCGGCAGCCGATGCCGCTGGTGGGAGCGGCTGAATATACCCGGCGCCACGATCCCAACCTTCTGGTACAGGCATGGTTTAATTTGATGGGACGCAGCCTGCGCAAGCGTAAGCCGACGCAGGAGCGTTTTGAACCGCTGGTTGCTGCGCCGTTTGTTTCGGTGGCCAGCCGGGTGTCCCATATGCTGCGGGGACTGCTGCGCGGCAGTCTGCATAAGATCAGTCAGTTGTTCAGCCCGGAGGAAAGCCGCAGTACCAATGTGGCTACATTTCTGGCGCTGCTTGAGCTGATTCGCGCCGGACGCATCCGCGTGGACGCCAGCGGTACCATGGACCTGGACCGGGGCCATCACAGACAGAAGGAGGACACAGCCCATGAATGA
- a CDS encoding S-ribosylhomocysteine lyase, with product MERIASFCVDHSKLLPGMYLSRQDGPDGEILTWDIRMKRPNQGQYLSPAAAHTLEHLFATYARNSKYSKGVVYVGPMGCLTGFYLLTTGLSDTEALDLVRSAFAWMASYDGEIPGASAVECGNYLMMDPIAARAEAAAMLPVLNALDADHLRY from the coding sequence ATGGAACGTATTGCCAGTTTTTGCGTAGATCATTCCAAACTGCTCCCCGGCATGTATCTTTCCCGCCAGGATGGTCCCGACGGAGAGATTCTGACCTGGGACATTCGCATGAAACGTCCCAACCAGGGGCAGTATCTTTCCCCTGCCGCGGCACACACGCTGGAGCACCTGTTCGCCACCTACGCGCGCAACAGTAAATACAGCAAAGGTGTTGTGTATGTCGGTCCCATGGGATGCCTGACAGGATTTTATCTGTTGACAACCGGCCTGTCCGATACCGAAGCGCTGGATCTGGTTCGCAGTGCCTTTGCCTGGATGGCAAGCTATGACGGCGAAATTCCCGGTGCCTCCGCCGTGGAATGCGGCAACTATCTGATGATGGATCCCATTGCCGCCCGTGCGGAAGCCGCGGCCATGCTGCCGGTTCTGAATGCACTGGACGCTGATCATCTGCGGTATTGA